Proteins co-encoded in one Kocuria flava genomic window:
- a CDS encoding peroxiredoxin — MTEIGSPAPDFTLDNQYGEPVTLSALRGRPVALVFYPFAFSGVCTGELCQLQDSLSVFEDAGVRLLAVSTDSKYALRAFAREESFDFDLLSDFWPHGAVAQRYGVFDADSGMAERATFVLDAGGTVVDAFRSEPGTPRELASYRAALARLAG; from the coding sequence ATGACCGAGATCGGCAGTCCGGCGCCGGACTTCACGCTGGACAACCAGTACGGCGAGCCCGTGACGCTCAGCGCGCTGCGCGGGCGGCCCGTGGCCCTCGTCTTCTACCCCTTCGCCTTCTCCGGCGTGTGCACCGGGGAGCTGTGCCAGCTGCAGGACAGCCTGTCGGTCTTCGAGGACGCCGGGGTGCGCCTGCTCGCGGTGTCCACGGACTCGAAGTACGCGCTGCGGGCCTTCGCCCGCGAGGAGTCCTTCGACTTCGACCTGCTCTCCGACTTCTGGCCCCACGGCGCCGTGGCCCAGCGCTACGGCGTGTTCGACGCCGACTCGGGGATGGCCGAGCGGGCCACGTTCGTGCTGGACGCCGGCGGCACCGTCGTCGACGCCTTCCGCTCCGAGCCCGGCACCCCGCGGGAGCTCGCGTCCTACCGCGCGGCCCTGGCCCGGCTGGCGGGCTGA
- a CDS encoding DUF3052 domain-containing protein, with amino-acid sequence MSEAQTAAGDAVVQLGFKDGDYIQEFGYDEDVDLDLREGIEELVGGDLLDEDDQEVVDAVLLWFREGDGDLVDTLVDVQTTLDDGGVVWLLTPKAGRDGHVPPSEVNDAAPTAGLHVTTTARVSSDWSATRLMPKRNT; translated from the coding sequence GTGAGCGAGGCCCAGACCGCCGCGGGTGACGCGGTAGTCCAGCTCGGTTTCAAGGATGGCGACTACATCCAGGAGTTCGGCTACGACGAGGACGTCGACCTCGACCTCCGGGAGGGGATCGAGGAGCTCGTCGGCGGCGACCTGCTCGACGAGGACGACCAGGAGGTCGTCGACGCCGTGCTGCTGTGGTTCCGCGAGGGCGACGGCGACCTGGTGGACACCCTCGTCGACGTCCAGACCACGCTGGACGACGGCGGCGTGGTGTGGCTGCTGACCCCCAAGGCCGGCCGGGACGGCCACGTCCCGCCCTCCGAGGTCAACGACGCGGCCCCGACCGCCGGCCTGCACGTGACCACCACGGCGCGGGTGAGCTCCGACTGGTCCGCCACCCGCCTGATGCCCAAGCGCAACACCTGA
- the aceE gene encoding pyruvate dehydrogenase (acetyl-transferring), homodimeric type has product MPSSSNHHILSGLTNNLEDSDNEETQEWLESFEDLIETQGTARAQYIMRALLQHAGTRSVGVPMVTTTDYVNTIPVDQEPEFPGDEEIERRYRAINRWNAAVMVHRAQRPEIGVGGHISSYAGVATLYEVGLNHFFRGPEHPGGGDQVFWQGHSSPGNYARAYLEGRLSEEELDGFRQEKTKAPHGIPSYPHPRNMPDFWQFPTVSMGIGPMNAIYQAQFNRYLHHRGIKDTSEQRVWAFLGDGEMDEPESRGLLQLAANDKLDNLTFVVNCNLQRLDGPVRGNGKIVQELEAFFRGAGWNVIKVLWGREWDQLLAKDEDGELVRIMNETLDGDYQTYKAESGGFIRDHFFGRSPRTKELVADMTDDEIWELKRGAHDYHKVYAAYRAAVAHEGQPTVILAQGVKGYGLGSHFEARNATHQMKKLTLEDLKNFRDHLRIPVTDEQIEDDLYNAPYYHPGPDSPEIKYLLERRKELGGFLPDRPHAQREIALPGAAAYASAKKGSGKQMAATTMAFVRILKDLLRDKEFGHRIVPIVPDEARTFGMDSFFPTAKIYNPNGQNYLSVDRELMLAYKESPQGQILHAGINEAGSTAAFTAAGTSYATHGEPMVPVYIFYSMFGFQRTGDSFWAAADQMTRGFIIGATAGRTTLTGEGLQHADGHSPILASTNPAVVHYDPAYGYEIAHIVERGLEQMYGTGDEDHDVMYYLTVYNEPYQQPAEPEDVDVEGILKGIYLLAPAQKEGPRTQLLASGVAVPWALEAQRLLAEDWGVSADVWSVTSWVNLRRDGVAAEQQAFLNPGEGSRTPYVTQQLAGATGPVVAVSDFSSELPDMIRQFVPNEFASLGADGFGFSDTRAGARRHFKIDSHSIVVRALEMLAKRGEVDWRAPGEAIEKYRLNDVTAGTSGNAGGDA; this is encoded by the coding sequence GTGCCTTCATCCAGCAACCACCACATCCTCAGCGGCTTGACCAACAACCTGGAGGACTCCGACAACGAGGAGACCCAGGAGTGGCTCGAGTCCTTCGAGGACCTCATCGAGACCCAGGGGACGGCGCGGGCGCAGTACATCATGCGTGCCCTGCTCCAGCACGCGGGCACCCGCAGCGTGGGCGTGCCGATGGTGACGACCACCGACTACGTCAACACGATCCCGGTGGACCAGGAGCCGGAGTTCCCCGGCGACGAGGAGATCGAGCGTCGCTACCGCGCGATCAACCGGTGGAACGCGGCCGTGATGGTGCACCGCGCCCAGCGCCCCGAGATCGGGGTCGGCGGGCACATCTCGTCCTACGCCGGTGTGGCCACCCTCTACGAGGTGGGCCTCAACCACTTCTTCCGCGGCCCGGAGCACCCGGGCGGCGGGGACCAGGTGTTCTGGCAGGGCCACTCCTCCCCGGGCAACTACGCGCGCGCCTACCTCGAGGGCCGGCTCAGCGAGGAGGAGCTCGACGGGTTCCGCCAGGAGAAGACGAAGGCCCCCCACGGGATCCCGTCCTACCCGCACCCGCGGAACATGCCCGACTTCTGGCAGTTCCCGACCGTGTCGATGGGCATCGGTCCCATGAACGCGATCTACCAGGCGCAGTTCAACCGCTACCTGCACCACCGCGGGATCAAGGACACCTCGGAGCAGCGCGTCTGGGCGTTCCTGGGCGACGGCGAGATGGACGAGCCGGAGTCGCGCGGGCTGCTCCAGCTGGCCGCCAACGACAAGCTGGACAACCTGACCTTCGTGGTCAACTGCAACCTGCAGCGCCTGGACGGGCCGGTGCGCGGCAACGGCAAGATCGTCCAGGAGCTGGAGGCCTTCTTCCGCGGGGCCGGCTGGAACGTCATCAAGGTCCTGTGGGGCCGCGAGTGGGACCAGCTGCTCGCCAAGGACGAGGACGGCGAGCTCGTGCGGATCATGAACGAGACCCTCGACGGCGACTACCAGACCTACAAGGCGGAGTCCGGGGGCTTCATCCGCGACCACTTCTTCGGCCGCTCCCCGCGGACCAAGGAGCTCGTCGCGGACATGACCGACGACGAGATCTGGGAGCTCAAGCGCGGGGCCCACGACTACCACAAGGTCTACGCCGCCTACCGTGCCGCCGTCGCCCACGAGGGCCAGCCGACCGTGATCCTGGCCCAGGGCGTGAAGGGCTACGGGCTGGGCAGCCACTTCGAGGCCCGCAACGCGACCCACCAGATGAAGAAGCTGACCCTGGAGGACCTGAAGAACTTCCGGGACCACCTGCGCATCCCGGTGACGGACGAGCAGATCGAGGACGACCTCTACAACGCCCCGTACTACCACCCGGGCCCGGACTCCCCGGAGATCAAGTACCTGCTCGAGCGCCGCAAGGAGCTCGGCGGGTTCCTGCCGGACCGCCCGCACGCCCAGCGGGAGATCGCCCTGCCCGGTGCGGCGGCCTACGCCTCGGCGAAGAAGGGCTCCGGGAAGCAGATGGCGGCCACCACGATGGCCTTCGTGCGGATCCTCAAGGACCTGCTGCGCGACAAGGAGTTCGGCCACCGGATCGTGCCGATCGTCCCCGACGAGGCCCGCACCTTCGGCATGGACTCCTTCTTCCCCACCGCCAAGATCTACAACCCCAACGGGCAGAACTACCTCTCCGTGGACCGCGAGCTCATGCTCGCCTACAAGGAGTCCCCCCAGGGCCAGATCCTCCACGCCGGGATCAACGAGGCCGGCTCCACCGCCGCCTTCACCGCCGCCGGCACCTCCTACGCCACCCACGGCGAGCCCATGGTCCCGGTCTACATCTTCTACTCGATGTTCGGCTTCCAGCGCACCGGCGACTCCTTCTGGGCCGCCGCCGACCAGATGACCCGCGGGTTCATCATCGGCGCCACCGCCGGGCGCACCACCCTCACCGGCGAGGGCCTCCAGCACGCCGACGGCCACTCGCCCATCCTGGCCTCGACCAACCCGGCGGTCGTCCACTACGACCCCGCCTACGGCTACGAGATCGCCCACATCGTGGAGCGCGGGCTCGAGCAGATGTACGGCACGGGCGACGAGGACCACGACGTCATGTACTACCTGACGGTCTACAACGAGCCCTACCAGCAGCCGGCCGAGCCGGAGGACGTCGACGTCGAGGGCATCCTCAAGGGCATCTACCTGCTCGCCCCCGCCCAGAAGGAGGGCCCGCGCACGCAGCTGCTGGCCTCCGGCGTGGCCGTGCCGTGGGCGCTCGAGGCCCAGCGGCTGCTCGCCGAGGACTGGGGCGTCTCGGCCGACGTGTGGTCGGTGACCTCCTGGGTGAACCTGCGCCGCGACGGCGTGGCCGCCGAGCAGCAGGCGTTCCTGAACCCGGGCGAGGGCAGCCGCACGCCGTACGTGACCCAGCAGCTGGCCGGGGCCACGGGTCCGGTCGTCGCGGTCTCGGACTTTAGCTCGGAGCTGCCGGACATGATCCGCCAGTTCGTCCCGAACGAGTTCGCCTCCCTGGGCGCCGACGGCTTCGGCTTCTCGGACACCCGCGCCGGCGCGCGCCGGCACTTCAAGATCGACTCCCACTCGATCGTGGTCCGCGCCCTGGAGATGCTCGCCAAGCGCGGCGAGGTCGACTGGCGCGCCCCCGGCGAGGCGATCGAGAAGTACCGGCTGAACGACGTCACCGCCGGCACGAGCGGCAACGCCGGCGGGGACGCCTGA